Proteins encoded by one window of Synechococcus sp. MVIR-18-1:
- a CDS encoding YkgJ family cysteine cluster protein: MSRPPLHWSCLNHCGACCRLAPAERQDALEALSDDQQTIYLEMVGEDGWCRHFDQGGRRCRIYEDRPDFCRVSGLADLFAVPEEEVNAFAIDCCRQQIRSVHGGRSLELRKFERLIRSPQDSDD; encoded by the coding sequence ATGAGCCGCCCGCCCCTTCACTGGTCCTGCCTGAATCACTGCGGTGCATGTTGCAGGCTTGCTCCGGCTGAACGACAGGACGCTCTTGAAGCGTTATCGGACGATCAGCAAACGATCTATCTGGAGATGGTGGGGGAGGACGGATGGTGCAGGCATTTCGACCAAGGAGGCCGGCGCTGCAGGATTTATGAAGACCGCCCTGACTTTTGCAGGGTGAGCGGATTGGCCGATTTATTTGCGGTACCTGAGGAGGAAGTCAATGCCTTCGCTATTGATTGCTGTCGGCAGCAAATTCGATCGGTTCATGGCGGAAGAAGCCTGGAACTGCGTAAGTTCGAGCGGTTGATTCGCTCACCTCAGGATTCCGATGACTGA
- the psb30 gene encoding photosystem II reaction center protein Ycf12/Psb30 → MGFDIHLIANFGALALITLAGPAVIFILFYRRGAL, encoded by the coding sequence ATGGGATTTGACATCCACCTGATTGCAAATTTTGGGGCTCTTGCTCTCATCACGCTTGCTGGCCCAGCAGTGATCTTCATCCTCTTCTACAGGCGCGGAGCTCTCTGA
- a CDS encoding chloride channel protein produces MTSERNTTNSRFRGPASVLNEINRLGRHFIGLLAVGVLIGLACLPLNLVDRIQEWLFDFLPTTGQTRWTSIGLLIAIAPVVVMPILLMLQRGPWRGGAGSGIPSTMNALEDPSLMPDAMEAGSTLHRGILWSVATAAMFPLGREGPVVQFGSAVARATQKRWPNWMPALTERQMVAIGGGAGLAGGFNTPLLGVVFMLEELTAEYSIVTIWPALLVCVAAAGFSNLGGEPIFGLGLINVYAPEKEQLMLAIPIGIAAGLVGGFFNRGLVWTTARLSPLVRQRPLRTGLCLGAALSLLALLSWGTSTADGEALVKQLLERGLPELGSEHSDFSSGIVSIWITVVRVIGPMLALAPGVPGGLIDPSLTFGAVLGYTVCAVIGFSTQVGVGLGLAAGLAGATQLPLVSLIFSWRLVGDQQLFAGACLTAVIAAYTGRLVSRTPVYHALAKLQRAPRL; encoded by the coding sequence ATGACCTCTGAACGCAACACAACAAACTCACGGTTCCGTGGCCCAGCGTCGGTCTTGAACGAAATCAATCGACTTGGGCGCCATTTCATTGGCTTGCTAGCTGTTGGCGTCTTGATTGGCCTGGCTTGCCTCCCCCTGAATCTCGTCGATCGCATTCAGGAGTGGTTGTTCGATTTCTTGCCAACAACCGGCCAAACCCGCTGGACCTCCATTGGTCTGCTGATTGCAATCGCTCCCGTTGTGGTGATGCCGATCCTGTTGATGCTTCAACGAGGGCCGTGGCGAGGCGGCGCTGGATCTGGAATTCCTTCAACGATGAACGCGCTGGAAGATCCATCGTTGATGCCAGATGCGATGGAAGCAGGCAGCACGCTGCACAGAGGAATCCTTTGGTCGGTAGCGACAGCAGCCATGTTTCCTCTGGGACGGGAAGGTCCAGTGGTGCAATTTGGCTCAGCGGTGGCACGCGCCACGCAAAAACGTTGGCCCAATTGGATGCCAGCTCTCACCGAACGACAGATGGTCGCCATTGGCGGAGGAGCCGGCCTAGCCGGTGGTTTCAACACTCCTTTGCTGGGCGTTGTGTTCATGCTTGAGGAGCTCACAGCTGAATATTCAATCGTCACGATCTGGCCGGCTTTGCTGGTGTGTGTGGCCGCGGCTGGATTTTCAAACCTTGGAGGAGAACCGATCTTCGGCTTAGGTCTCATCAATGTGTATGCGCCAGAAAAAGAACAACTGATGCTGGCGATTCCGATTGGAATCGCCGCTGGTCTTGTGGGCGGATTCTTCAATCGAGGACTGGTGTGGACCACAGCACGCTTATCTCCATTGGTCCGACAGCGTCCCCTGCGCACCGGTCTGTGCCTAGGCGCCGCACTGAGTTTGCTCGCCCTGTTGAGCTGGGGAACAAGCACTGCGGATGGTGAGGCACTCGTGAAACAACTGCTTGAGCGAGGCTTGCCGGAACTTGGCTCTGAGCATTCTGATTTCAGCTCGGGGATCGTGAGCATTTGGATCACCGTTGTCCGGGTGATCGGTCCCATGCTCGCCCTCGCACCAGGAGTACCAGGCGGGTTAATCGACCCATCGCTCACCTTCGGTGCCGTTCTCGGCTACACGGTCTGTGCGGTGATTGGATTCAGCACCCAAGTGGGCGTAGGGCTTGGCTTAGCAGCAGGACTAGCTGGAGCCACCCAATTGCCCTTGGTCTCCTTAATTTTTTCCTGGCGACTCGTCGGCGATCAACAATTATTTGCAGGAGCTTGTCTCACGGCCGTGATTGCCGCTTACACCGGCCGGCTGGTCTCGCGAACACCGGTGTATCACGCACTCGCAAAGCTTCAGAGAGCTCCGCGCCTGTAG
- the recJ gene encoding single-stranded-DNA-specific exonuclease RecJ, whose amino-acid sequence MPSAASIQQWQLPRGIDLTALDAVPLPLPLRALLFRRGLTEPDQVNALLSDSPLPNPDGHFPELETAVQRLHQACLTAERVAICGDYDADGMTSTALLLRTLRTLGAEPQAAIPSRMADGYGLNCSMVNELHDGGVRLIVTVDNGVAAHEALSRAEDLGIEVVLTDHHTLPKKRPKALALIHPATTPDHSPYRGLAGVGLAYVLARELAERMCQPTAIASARDLFCIGTVADMAPLTGANRTLLREGLLHLHQSNCPGVRALQQLAGLGDRPLRADDIGFQLAPRINAVGRIGDPQLVVDLLTADDQNSAIELGRQCDSLNRQRRELCDAIEAEALALLESDRDPLPPFLLLAQGHWHHGVIGIVAARLMERFQRPTALLAADGDGLMRASVRAPAGFAVDNALNHCTALLERHGGHPAAGGFTVKAEQVHRLHEELNALALNWIQKRGEGILVEPEALLSLAAINHELWSALLSLEPFGIGHPAPLFWSRACTVTSQRLLRGGHLKLTLAQDDCEREAIAWRWQQTQPLPTVVDVAFRISLNRWQGEAKLQLEIQALREHHACLDLHRGLGVYRCTSPHGSTVEIRNPSGERLSGLVNSNGVFESEDNRARHPYVAGLIQDACIGLGLLP is encoded by the coding sequence TTGCCGTCTGCCGCCTCAATTCAGCAATGGCAACTACCGCGGGGCATTGACCTCACTGCTCTCGATGCGGTTCCCCTTCCTCTGCCCCTGCGTGCACTGCTGTTCCGCCGCGGTCTGACAGAACCAGATCAGGTGAATGCCTTACTGAGTGATTCCCCCTTACCCAACCCGGATGGCCACTTCCCTGAATTGGAAACGGCGGTCCAACGCTTGCATCAAGCCTGTTTGACAGCAGAACGCGTTGCCATTTGTGGTGACTACGACGCCGATGGCATGACGAGTACGGCGTTGTTGCTGCGCACCTTGCGCACGTTGGGGGCGGAACCCCAAGCAGCGATCCCAAGCCGTATGGCTGATGGCTATGGCTTGAACTGTTCCATGGTGAATGAACTCCACGATGGTGGCGTTCGGCTCATTGTCACTGTCGATAACGGAGTGGCGGCCCACGAGGCCTTGAGTAGAGCTGAAGATCTGGGCATAGAGGTGGTGCTCACCGATCACCACACGCTCCCAAAGAAACGCCCAAAAGCTCTCGCTTTAATTCATCCGGCCACCACGCCGGACCACTCTCCCTATCGAGGATTAGCAGGCGTTGGACTCGCCTATGTCCTGGCGCGCGAACTCGCAGAACGTATGTGCCAACCAACAGCCATCGCCAGTGCTCGTGATTTGTTTTGCATTGGAACGGTGGCCGACATGGCACCGCTGACAGGAGCCAACAGGACACTCCTGAGAGAAGGGTTGCTTCATCTCCATCAAAGCAACTGTCCGGGAGTGCGCGCCCTGCAGCAACTTGCTGGACTCGGTGATCGGCCACTGCGCGCCGATGACATCGGCTTTCAACTGGCTCCCAGAATCAACGCCGTAGGGCGAATCGGCGATCCCCAATTGGTGGTGGATTTACTCACCGCCGACGACCAAAACAGCGCGATTGAGCTTGGCCGCCAATGCGACAGTCTCAACCGACAGCGGCGAGAACTGTGTGATGCCATTGAGGCCGAAGCCTTGGCCCTATTGGAGTCTGACCGTGATCCATTACCACCCTTTCTTCTTCTCGCGCAAGGCCACTGGCATCACGGGGTGATTGGCATCGTTGCGGCACGCCTCATGGAACGTTTCCAACGTCCAACCGCCTTACTGGCTGCTGATGGCGATGGCCTGATGCGAGCCTCGGTGCGGGCTCCAGCAGGGTTTGCCGTCGACAACGCTCTCAACCACTGCACAGCCCTTCTCGAGCGCCATGGCGGCCACCCCGCCGCAGGGGGATTCACGGTGAAAGCCGAGCAGGTGCATCGCCTGCATGAGGAGCTCAATGCCTTGGCTCTGAACTGGATTCAAAAGCGTGGGGAAGGAATCCTGGTGGAACCAGAAGCATTGTTGTCGCTCGCAGCGATCAATCACGAACTCTGGTCCGCATTGCTCTCTCTGGAACCTTTTGGAATCGGCCATCCAGCACCACTGTTTTGGTCGAGAGCTTGCACGGTGACATCCCAGCGATTGCTCCGCGGCGGTCACCTCAAACTCACCTTGGCGCAAGACGACTGTGAAAGGGAAGCGATCGCTTGGCGCTGGCAACAAACCCAACCACTGCCAACCGTCGTGGACGTGGCGTTTCGAATCAGCCTCAACCGCTGGCAAGGAGAAGCAAAACTGCAGCTCGAAATCCAGGCCCTACGCGAACATCACGCTTGCTTGGATCTGCACCGCGGCCTAGGCGTTTATCGCTGCACGAGCCCCCACGGATCAACCGTAGAGATTCGGAATCCATCTGGGGAAAGGCTGTCTGGATTGGTCAACAGCAACGGTGTATTTGAAAGTGAAGACAACAGGGCAAGACACCCTTACGTTGCTGGCCTCATTCAAGACGCTTGCATTGGCCTTGGCCTTCTTCCATGA
- a CDS encoding HAD-IA family hydrolase: MAVMPVLKTVFWDVDGTLADTEMDGHRPAFNRAFVEQGLDWTWDPETYKRLLSIPGGILRMKTFAQQQGEVLSDAQFAQLRMSKQRHYLDAVRAGAVTLRPGVERLLRELQARAIPQWIVTSSGGPSVSALLDTLFPGGDHPFAGVISADDVSRHKPNPDPYLKALACSDTDPDAALAFEDSTPGLLSARTAGLRCLLMPSPWDQELHRYQDQAVAMLDHLGSAQIPCTVSSGPPCLDGLVTLEYLQMLLVLPD, translated from the coding sequence ATGGCTGTCATGCCTGTCTTGAAGACCGTGTTCTGGGATGTGGATGGCACCCTTGCGGACACTGAAATGGATGGGCATCGACCAGCCTTCAACCGAGCTTTCGTTGAACAGGGTTTGGATTGGACCTGGGATCCAGAGACTTACAAGCGTTTGCTCAGCATTCCTGGTGGAATCCTTCGTATGAAAACTTTTGCGCAGCAGCAGGGTGAGGTCTTGAGCGATGCGCAGTTTGCTCAGCTGCGCATGTCCAAACAGCGTCACTATCTCGATGCAGTGCGTGCCGGAGCTGTGACTCTTCGCCCAGGCGTGGAAAGACTTCTTCGTGAGCTTCAGGCGCGGGCGATTCCTCAATGGATTGTGACCAGTAGTGGTGGTCCTTCCGTATCCGCGTTGTTAGACACCCTGTTTCCCGGCGGCGACCATCCGTTTGCTGGTGTGATTAGTGCCGATGATGTATCGAGGCATAAACCCAATCCTGATCCCTATTTAAAAGCGCTTGCATGCAGTGATACCGATCCTGATGCGGCCTTGGCGTTTGAGGATTCAACGCCGGGCCTTCTTTCGGCCAGAACGGCTGGCCTGCGCTGTCTGCTGATGCCCTCTCCATGGGATCAGGAGCTCCATCGCTATCAAGATCAGGCCGTGGCGATGCTGGATCATCTGGGGAGTGCCCAGATCCCATGCACTGTTTCGAGCGGCCCCCCTTGTCTGGATGGGCTTGTCACGCTGGAGTACTTGCAGATGCTTCTCGTCTTACCTGATTGA
- a CDS encoding DUF565 domain-containing protein has translation MTTHLTRYEQFQRRIGVQLTRALTGSWRRRSLGVLSLLLGFLLGSNFTMYWFQKVDQQRPFVVFYMVIVIELLIRGRSYVKQEPWPLGWLALDNIRVGAVFSVVFEAFKLGS, from the coding sequence ATGACGACCCATCTCACCCGCTATGAACAGTTTCAGAGACGGATTGGTGTTCAACTCACACGAGCGCTAACTGGATCTTGGCGTCGCCGCAGCCTGGGTGTTCTCTCCCTGCTGCTGGGGTTCCTTTTGGGCAGCAACTTCACCATGTATTGGTTTCAAAAGGTCGATCAACAACGCCCTTTCGTGGTGTTTTACATGGTGATTGTTATTGAGCTGTTGATTCGAGGACGCAGCTATGTGAAGCAAGAACCATGGCCCCTGGGCTGGCTAGCTCTCGACAACATCCGCGTTGGAGCCGTCTTTTCCGTTGTGTTTGAGGCCTTCAAGCTTGGCTCTTGA
- a CDS encoding kinase, with protein MAPKGLPLLLEALGWSEPERWWSHWQQRGGVELARCVWPENVNDEWLLGVAFPLLSQVESLMEMGGRPLLGLSALPGCGKTTLCDWLVQASSELGWSIAFLSIDDFYWPGPELDRRMAGNPWGVPRAIPGSHDLELMAIALDQWRETGILNAPRFDKSLRQGRGDRSEWVRSTPDLVVLEGWFVGVCVPDEICSAQNLHSLELTSEEMLYRERLIRLIPDYAPIWDRIDKLWHLKSQSGTSSRLWKRQQVETQTRTTGVQVSESAVQDFVRMIETAFPAPWLQDLHQSDVVIDLTNQRAVREITLK; from the coding sequence ATGGCTCCAAAAGGGTTGCCTTTGCTCCTTGAAGCCTTGGGTTGGTCCGAACCCGAGCGCTGGTGGAGCCATTGGCAGCAACGCGGTGGTGTTGAACTTGCCCGTTGCGTCTGGCCCGAGAACGTGAACGATGAATGGCTGCTGGGTGTGGCGTTTCCATTGCTCTCGCAGGTAGAGAGCCTCATGGAGATGGGTGGTCGTCCCCTGCTCGGACTGAGTGCTCTTCCTGGATGCGGAAAAACCACCCTTTGCGATTGGCTTGTGCAAGCCAGTTCCGAGTTGGGATGGTCGATCGCGTTTCTTTCAATCGATGATTTTTATTGGCCTGGTCCAGAGCTTGATCGACGGATGGCAGGAAATCCCTGGGGTGTGCCCAGGGCAATACCAGGTAGTCACGATCTGGAGTTGATGGCCATAGCTCTTGATCAGTGGCGAGAGACAGGGATATTGAACGCCCCTCGCTTTGATAAATCCCTCCGTCAAGGTCGAGGGGATCGCAGTGAATGGGTTCGATCCACTCCTGATTTAGTGGTGCTGGAGGGATGGTTCGTGGGCGTTTGCGTGCCTGATGAAATTTGTTCCGCTCAGAACTTGCACTCGCTTGAGCTCACAAGTGAAGAGATGCTGTATCGCGAGCGGCTCATTCGGCTCATCCCTGACTATGCACCGATCTGGGATCGAATCGATAAGCTCTGGCACCTCAAATCTCAAAGCGGTACATCGAGCCGGCTTTGGAAGCGACAGCAGGTGGAGACCCAAACCAGGACCACCGGTGTTCAAGTGTCTGAATCCGCTGTCCAAGATTTTGTTCGGATGATTGAAACTGCATTTCCAGCACCTTGGCTGCAGGATCTGCATCAATCCGATGTTGTGATTGATCTCACAAACCAACGCGCCGTTCGTGAGATCACCTTGAAATGA
- the rpmF gene encoding 50S ribosomal protein L32 produces the protein MAVPKKKTSKSKRNQRHAVWKAKAATAAQRAMSIGKSVLSGRAQGFVYPVADADDSED, from the coding sequence ATGGCTGTACCGAAGAAGAAAACCTCTAAGAGCAAGCGCAATCAAAGGCATGCTGTTTGGAAGGCAAAAGCAGCCACTGCTGCACAACGTGCTATGTCAATCGGCAAGTCAGTGTTGAGTGGCCGTGCTCAAGGTTTTGTGTATCCGGTTGCTGATGCTGATGACAGCGAGGACTGA
- the ftsH gene encoding ATP-dependent zinc metalloprotease FtsH — translation MSSGPEDREIIVSQASGTDAKESPTNPFARFKSDPPPSYSELLTQISAGKVKDLQLVPARREVIVEYDDGRNATVSTLANDQQILRTAESAGVPLTVKDVRQEQALAGLAGNLALIALIVIGLSFLLRRSAQAANKAMGFGRSQARIRPQDEITVRFEDVAGISEAKEELQEVVTFLKQPESFIRLGARIPRGVLLVGPPGTGKTLLAKAIAGEAGVPFFSIAASEFVELFVGVGASRVRDLFRKAKEKSPCIIFIDEIDAVGRQRGAGIGGGNDEREQTLNQLLTEMDGFADNSGVILLAATNRADVLDTALMRPGRFDRRIHVDLPDRKGREAILAVHARSRPLSDEVSLADWALRTPGFSGADLANLINEAAILTARHDRSFVGSSELEAALERITMGLSASPLQDSAKKRLIAYHEIGHALVAALTPHADPVDKVTLLPRSGGVGGFTRFFPDEEVIDSGLVSKAYLRARLVMALGGRAAETVVFGPGEITQGASGDLQMVSQLAREMVTRFGFSSLGPVALEGGDQEVFLGRDLIHTRPSYAESTGKAIDACVRQLASQALDEAIALLEPRREVMDRLVEALITEETLSSSRFYEIGGLDQPQSRENQLKNDDFYKPLLAQKPAAT, via the coding sequence GTGAGTTCAGGTCCGGAAGATCGTGAAATCATCGTCTCCCAGGCATCTGGGACCGATGCCAAGGAAAGCCCCACCAATCCGTTTGCTCGCTTTAAATCGGATCCCCCGCCGAGTTACAGCGAGTTATTGACGCAAATTTCAGCGGGAAAAGTCAAAGATCTGCAATTGGTTCCTGCTCGTCGGGAAGTGATCGTGGAATACGACGACGGCCGCAATGCCACTGTTTCCACACTGGCGAACGATCAACAGATCTTGCGTACAGCTGAATCTGCTGGCGTTCCCTTGACGGTGAAAGATGTTCGTCAGGAACAAGCTTTGGCTGGGTTGGCAGGAAATTTGGCCCTGATCGCCTTGATTGTGATCGGCCTTTCTTTTCTGCTTCGTCGCTCGGCGCAGGCCGCAAACAAAGCCATGGGCTTTGGTCGCAGTCAAGCTCGGATCCGCCCTCAAGATGAAATCACCGTTCGATTTGAGGACGTTGCCGGGATCAGCGAAGCCAAGGAGGAACTCCAGGAGGTCGTGACCTTTCTGAAGCAGCCCGAGAGTTTTATTCGTCTTGGAGCGCGGATCCCTCGGGGTGTTCTGTTGGTAGGACCGCCGGGAACGGGAAAAACATTGCTGGCCAAGGCCATTGCTGGGGAGGCTGGGGTTCCGTTTTTCTCGATTGCGGCATCTGAGTTTGTAGAGCTGTTTGTGGGCGTTGGTGCAAGTCGCGTTCGCGATTTATTCCGCAAGGCCAAGGAGAAATCGCCTTGCATCATTTTTATCGATGAAATTGATGCCGTTGGCCGTCAACGCGGTGCAGGAATCGGCGGGGGCAATGATGAACGGGAGCAGACCCTGAATCAGTTGCTCACTGAAATGGATGGCTTTGCTGATAATTCAGGTGTGATCTTGCTTGCCGCCACCAACAGGGCTGACGTGCTCGATACGGCCTTAATGCGTCCAGGCCGTTTCGATCGTCGTATCCATGTCGACCTGCCTGATCGCAAGGGGCGTGAGGCGATCCTTGCGGTTCATGCCCGAAGTAGACCTCTTTCAGATGAGGTGTCTTTGGCTGATTGGGCCCTAAGAACACCAGGATTTTCGGGTGCTGATCTGGCCAATCTCATCAATGAAGCCGCGATCCTCACGGCGCGACATGACCGTTCCTTTGTAGGCAGCTCAGAATTAGAGGCAGCCCTTGAACGCATCACGATGGGCTTATCGGCGTCTCCCCTCCAGGACAGTGCCAAGAAACGGCTGATCGCATATCACGAAATTGGTCATGCCTTGGTGGCAGCCCTTACGCCTCACGCCGATCCTGTGGACAAGGTGACCTTGCTTCCACGCAGTGGTGGAGTGGGCGGATTTACCCGATTCTTCCCTGATGAGGAGGTGATTGATTCCGGCCTGGTCAGCAAGGCTTATTTGCGGGCGCGTCTTGTCATGGCACTCGGTGGACGTGCAGCAGAGACGGTGGTCTTTGGTCCTGGTGAGATCACCCAGGGAGCGAGTGGAGATCTGCAAATGGTCTCTCAGCTCGCCAGAGAAATGGTGACTCGCTTTGGATTTTCTTCTCTGGGGCCCGTTGCTCTTGAAGGTGGTGATCAGGAGGTGTTTTTAGGTAGAGACTTAATCCATACCCGTCCCTCCTATGCAGAGAGCACAGGTAAAGCAATTGATGCTTGTGTTCGCCAGCTGGCAAGCCAAGCTCTCGATGAGGCGATCGCCTTATTAGAGCCCCGTCGTGAAGTCATGGATCGTCTTGTTGAGGCCTTGATTACGGAAGAAACGCTATCGAGTTCGCGCTTCTATGAAATAGGGGGTCTAGATCAGCCGCAAAGTAGGGAAAATCAATTGAAGAATGATGATTTTTATAAACCCCTTCTGGCTCAAAAGCCAGCTGCGACTTGA